One genomic window of Geoanaerobacter pelophilus includes the following:
- a CDS encoding sensor histidine kinase: MNPMLVEQLKDGDEATSSRFLDQLAYSEKMAELGQLAVGVIHEINTPLSVISAATQLIMREEGLPEHVLELLERIGSEAQRLSQMSRSMLTFGRMDGGDVGEADINLVIRDVLQLLTYEIQKRSVTVTQILDHKIPILQLNAGRLKQVFINLVMNSLHAMEGGGTIRVTSKVSGDTACEIRVSDTGCGIAAADLENVFEPFYTTKEAGTGTGLGLFVTREIIHAMRGSITVESRPGDGTCFTLRFPLDSE; this comes from the coding sequence ATGAATCCGATGCTGGTTGAACAGTTGAAAGATGGTGATGAAGCTACGAGCAGCCGCTTTCTTGATCAGCTTGCCTATAGTGAAAAGATGGCTGAACTGGGACAGCTTGCAGTTGGGGTTATTCATGAAATAAACACCCCGCTTTCGGTTATTTCTGCTGCTACTCAGCTGATTATGCGCGAAGAAGGGCTGCCGGAGCATGTTCTTGAGTTGCTTGAGCGTATTGGCAGTGAAGCCCAGAGGCTTTCACAGATGAGCCGAAGTATGCTTACCTTCGGCCGTATGGATGGAGGTGACGTTGGTGAAGCTGACATCAATCTGGTCATAAGGGATGTGCTGCAACTGTTGACTTACGAAATCCAGAAAAGATCTGTGACCGTTACCCAGATACTTGATCATAAAATACCAATTCTGCAGCTGAATGCCGGTCGTTTGAAGCAGGTATTCATCAATCTCGTCATGAACTCTCTCCATGCCATGGAAGGGGGGGGGACGATTCGCGTGACCAGTAAGGTTTCAGGAGATACCGCTTGTGAAATCCGGGTTTCTGATACCGGGTGCGGTATTGCTGCAGCTGATCTGGAAAATGTTTTTGAACCATTTTATACGACCAAGGAAGCCGGTACCGGCACCGGTCTCGGTCTCTTTGTGACCAGAGAGATCATTCATGCCATGAGAGGGAGCATCACTGTTGAGAGTCGCCCAGGCGATGGTACTTGTTTTACCCTGCGTTTTCCTCTTGATTCCGAATAA
- a CDS encoding ammonium transporter — MKAKITILWLAFAACLLSAPLALFAEEVKSPATPAQAAISSAQKAAVAPAAVATPAPAEAPKPKNVDPVLNTGDTAWMLISSALVLFMIPGLAFFYGGMVRQKNVLSTIMHSFVAMGIVGVQWAIIGYSLSFGPDAFMGLVGNSSKALLNGLITFKDGNPVYALFQNVTTEPGSIPEYVFAMYQCMFAMITVALISGALAERIKFSAYCVFVLLWTTLVYDPLAHWVWMTDGWLFKKGALDFAGGTVVHLSSGISALAALIFLGKRHGFPTERMAPHSLPLTMLGVGMLWFGWFGFNAGSAIVGANCSDAAGGLAGLAFATTTIAPAAGGLSWMIAEWIHSGKPSALGFGSGVVAGLVVITPAAGFVQPGAAIILGLVAGVVCYGGVLMKAKLKYDDSLDAFGVHGIGGTTGALLTGVFATVGATGLTSGNVKQFVTQLIAVAAAGAYAFIVTLVISFILDKTIGLRVEKEDEIMGLDQTQHSESAYN; from the coding sequence ATGAAAGCAAAAATAACTATTCTCTGGCTGGCTTTTGCCGCCTGCCTGCTCTCAGCTCCCTTAGCGCTCTTCGCTGAAGAGGTCAAATCCCCGGCAACTCCGGCCCAGGCAGCAATTTCATCTGCGCAGAAGGCGGCAGTAGCGCCTGCAGCGGTTGCTACACCAGCCCCTGCTGAGGCACCGAAACCCAAGAATGTTGATCCGGTGCTGAATACCGGTGATACGGCCTGGATGTTGATTTCCTCGGCCCTCGTTCTCTTCATGATTCCGGGGCTGGCCTTCTTTTACGGCGGCATGGTCAGGCAAAAGAACGTGCTGTCGACTATCATGCATTCCTTTGTTGCCATGGGGATCGTCGGGGTACAGTGGGCGATCATCGGCTACTCCCTGTCTTTCGGGCCGGATGCCTTCATGGGGCTGGTCGGCAATAGCAGCAAGGCGTTACTGAACGGTTTGATTACTTTTAAGGACGGTAATCCGGTCTATGCCCTGTTCCAGAACGTGACCACCGAGCCCGGTTCAATTCCCGAGTATGTCTTTGCCATGTATCAGTGCATGTTTGCCATGATCACCGTGGCCCTGATTTCGGGGGCGCTGGCAGAGCGGATCAAGTTCTCCGCCTATTGCGTGTTTGTCCTGCTCTGGACCACCCTGGTCTATGACCCACTGGCTCATTGGGTCTGGATGACAGATGGCTGGCTCTTCAAGAAGGGCGCACTGGACTTTGCCGGCGGCACTGTTGTTCACCTCTCTTCAGGTATCTCGGCGTTGGCAGCCCTTATTTTCCTCGGCAAGCGCCATGGATTTCCGACGGAACGGATGGCTCCCCACAGCCTGCCGCTTACTATGCTCGGAGTTGGTATGCTCTGGTTCGGTTGGTTCGGCTTTAACGCAGGTAGTGCAATTGTTGGCGCCAACTGCTCCGACGCTGCTGGCGGTCTGGCCGGTCTTGCCTTCGCTACCACCACTATCGCTCCGGCAGCTGGTGGGTTGTCATGGATGATTGCTGAGTGGATCCATTCCGGCAAGCCTTCTGCCCTTGGTTTCGGCTCCGGTGTCGTTGCCGGACTGGTTGTCATCACTCCGGCGGCAGGTTTCGTGCAGCCTGGTGCTGCAATCATTCTCGGTCTTGTTGCTGGTGTGGTTTGCTACGGCGGCGTTCTTATGAAAGCCAAGCTCAAGTATGACGACTCTCTTGATGCTTTCGGTGTCCATGGTATCGGCGGCACCACTGGTGCTCTGCTTACCGGTGTTTTTGCGACAGTAGGGGCAACCGGCCTCACCTCAGGCAATGTTAAGCAGTTCGTCACCCAGTTGATTGCCGTTGCAGCAGCAGGTGCCTATGCCTTCATCGTTACCCTGGTTATCTCGTTCATCCTTGACAAGACCATTGGTCTCAGAGTTGAGAAAGAGGATGAAATTATGGGTCTTGACCAGACACAGCACTCAGAGAGTGCATATAACTAA
- a CDS encoding P-II family nitrogen regulator — protein sequence MKMIEAIIKPFKLDEVKDALNEIGVEGITVCEVKGFGRQKGHTELYRGAEYVVDFIPKVKVEIAVADELVAKVVETIERAAKTGRIGDGKIFILPLDDAVRIRTGEKGLEAI from the coding sequence ATGAAAATGATAGAAGCGATAATCAAACCGTTCAAGTTGGATGAAGTGAAGGATGCCCTCAACGAGATCGGTGTCGAAGGGATTACGGTCTGCGAGGTCAAGGGGTTCGGCCGACAAAAAGGCCATACCGAGCTGTACCGGGGAGCTGAATACGTCGTTGATTTTATTCCGAAAGTGAAAGTTGAAATAGCAGTCGCAGACGAACTGGTGGCAAAGGTTGTTGAAACGATTGAGCGGGCAGCCAAGACTGGTCGAATCGGCGATGGCAAGATCTTTATCCTTCCGTTGGATGATGCGGTAAGGATCAGGACCGGTGAAAAGGGGCTGGAAGCAATCTGA
- a CDS encoding GGDEF domain-containing response regulator, with product MKILVAEDDPIALGFLELSLVKWGYEVEIVVDGLSALAALKRPDAPKLAILDWMMPQMAGIDVCKEIRKNSDNDHGYTYIILLTVKSSLYDMVDGISAGADDYIIKPFIPQDLKVRLDAGRRIVELQEKLLESKRVLISSSSNDIGTRTWNRDKIISLVQAELNRSKRKGRSQSIALLKVDNYHELLSTIGPKELDDFLCNSINLIQKTVRSYDSIGRYSDDEFLILFPETVCDEMPGIIDRVYKTVHEIELSHSCGKFPLSITIGVVTCKGDIAEEKLIAEVNAAITKVPLEGAIRAHFAVVQ from the coding sequence ATGAAAATACTGGTAGCCGAAGACGATCCTATCGCTCTGGGATTTCTGGAGCTTTCCCTGGTTAAATGGGGCTATGAGGTGGAGATAGTTGTTGACGGGCTTTCAGCTTTGGCAGCCCTTAAGAGACCTGACGCTCCAAAGTTGGCCATCCTTGACTGGATGATGCCCCAAATGGCTGGCATCGACGTTTGTAAGGAGATTCGCAAAAACTCTGACAACGATCATGGATATACCTATATTATCCTCCTGACTGTTAAATCGTCACTGTATGACATGGTAGACGGGATCTCAGCAGGTGCCGATGATTACATCATAAAGCCCTTTATCCCTCAGGACCTCAAGGTAAGACTCGATGCCGGGAGACGCATCGTGGAGCTGCAGGAAAAGCTGCTGGAAAGCAAAAGGGTTCTTATTTCGAGTTCATCTAACGATATCGGCACCCGAACCTGGAATCGCGATAAGATCATTTCTCTTGTGCAGGCTGAACTTAACAGGTCGAAAAGAAAGGGGCGCTCTCAGAGCATAGCTCTCCTTAAAGTCGACAATTATCATGAATTGTTAAGCACAATAGGTCCCAAGGAATTGGATGACTTCCTGTGCAACTCCATAAACCTGATCCAGAAAACGGTGCGATCCTATGACTCTATTGGTCGCTATTCAGATGATGAGTTCCTGATTCTCTTTCCGGAAACAGTGTGCGATGAAATGCCCGGCATCATCGACCGAGTCTACAAGACAGTTCATGAAATTGAGTTATCCCATAGCTGCGGCAAGTTTCCACTCTCGATAACTATCGGAGTTGTGACCTGCAAGGGGGACATTGCTGAGGAAAAGCTGATTGCAGAGGTTAATGCCGCTATCACCAAGGTCCCGCTTGAAGGGGCCATCAGGGCTCACTTCGCAGTTGTCCAATAA
- a CDS encoding AAA family ATPase — translation MPHTLIPSIEKRLSGLVEVTRRVQDELSSSKSKLKPTVTISREFGCEAYPVAEKLKSLLEKKTGTTWALMDKALLEEVAKNHNVSEEILRNLGTKPSFLDDVISTFSPNWKNDKDYYKILCRQIISLANAGNVIIVGRGGAVVTKSLENCFHFRLVAPGEFKIGSIAKRLGISRNEAQELVNNRQQLRDKFVRDFLNCSLDEPTLYHAVFNNARSSSDKIAETMAYYMS, via the coding sequence ATGCCGCATACCTTAATCCCCTCCATTGAAAAGAGGCTCTCCGGGCTTGTAGAAGTAACGAGAAGAGTTCAGGATGAATTATCTTCCAGCAAGTCAAAGTTGAAGCCCACAGTGACCATTTCCCGGGAGTTTGGCTGCGAAGCTTACCCCGTGGCGGAAAAGCTGAAGTCGCTACTGGAGAAAAAAACCGGTACAACATGGGCGCTCATGGACAAAGCGCTGCTTGAGGAGGTTGCCAAGAATCATAATGTGTCGGAAGAGATCCTTAGGAATCTTGGCACAAAGCCGAGTTTTCTCGATGATGTTATCTCCACATTTTCCCCCAACTGGAAAAACGACAAGGATTATTACAAGATTCTCTGTCGCCAGATCATCTCACTGGCCAATGCCGGTAATGTAATCATTGTTGGCCGAGGTGGGGCGGTCGTTACCAAGTCACTGGAAAACTGTTTTCACTTCAGACTTGTTGCCCCAGGAGAATTCAAGATTGGGTCGATTGCCAAACGTCTCGGAATTTCACGGAATGAAGCGCAGGAGCTGGTAAATAACCGACAGCAATTGCGTGACAAGTTTGTCAGGGATTTCCTTAACTGTTCACTGGATGAGCCGACTCTTTACCACGCGGTGTTTAACAATGCCAGAAGCTCTTCAGACAAGATTGCGGAGACGATGGCCTACTATATGTCTTAG
- a CDS encoding methyl-accepting chemotaxis protein, with the protein MKIWDMRFGTRLAIGFGGVILLFSLVSLFLIIQVNHLKRLEDDGERRSKDFAAIHTMQLNALTVYANIADAIINRGVSGPREEIEKIKNDSRNDVARVIKSVDTPEEKVLAEQLSIIYPRYLDLVLNRLWPLLESRAPSEEVSRVDARVDEERALLNGVLNKLGHRLQEENRISSLQYDAASRRSQLVATAAVVVAIIFAGGFGFFLTRSIVRPLQRGVEFANKVATGDLSVQIVTSGTDEAAELLSAMKNMVAGLREVVEAAKQASYRMAAGSRQLSASAEVMSAGASEQASSAEEATAVMEEMSATIRHNADNATVAERIAVKAAADTHEGGEAVAKTVKSMREIADKVVIIEEIARQTNLLALNAAIEAARAGDHGKGFAVVASEVRKLAERSQKAAADILGLSGRSVEVAESAAMKLASMVPDIQRTSDLVQGISAVCREQDAGVSQVTVAVAQLEKVIQQNAATAEETAATSEELSVQARQLSAAMEFFSLGNDTEVSHLPPLPKKGKACKSSRITLPPRPLGKKRMRSGVALDLAGAKDELDKDYERF; encoded by the coding sequence ATGAAGATATGGGACATGAGATTCGGCACACGATTGGCGATAGGCTTTGGCGGGGTTATTCTCTTATTCTCTTTGGTATCCCTGTTTCTGATAATTCAGGTTAACCATCTGAAAAGGCTCGAGGATGATGGGGAAAGACGCAGTAAAGACTTTGCAGCAATTCATACGATGCAACTGAACGCATTGACCGTTTATGCCAATATTGCTGATGCAATCATCAACAGGGGAGTTAGCGGACCTCGGGAGGAAATAGAGAAGATCAAAAATGATTCCCGAAACGATGTGGCCAGAGTCATAAAGTCTGTCGATACTCCTGAGGAAAAGGTGCTGGCAGAGCAATTGTCGATAATATATCCCCGCTATCTTGATCTTGTGTTGAACCGGTTGTGGCCGCTTCTGGAGAGCAGAGCTCCATCTGAGGAAGTATCCCGGGTTGACGCACGGGTTGATGAGGAGCGGGCGTTGCTTAATGGAGTCCTTAATAAACTTGGTCATCGATTGCAGGAAGAAAACAGGATCAGTAGCCTGCAATACGATGCAGCAAGCCGCCGGAGCCAACTGGTTGCTACGGCTGCGGTTGTCGTAGCGATTATTTTTGCCGGCGGTTTCGGCTTCTTCTTGACGAGAAGTATTGTAAGACCGTTGCAGCGTGGGGTTGAGTTTGCCAACAAGGTTGCCACAGGTGATCTTTCCGTACAGATTGTAACAAGCGGTACTGATGAGGCCGCTGAGTTGCTGTCAGCAATGAAAAACATGGTGGCTGGACTTCGTGAAGTAGTAGAAGCTGCAAAACAGGCTTCCTATCGCATGGCGGCGGGCAGCAGGCAATTGTCGGCGAGTGCCGAAGTAATGTCTGCGGGAGCCAGCGAGCAGGCATCTTCAGCGGAAGAAGCAACTGCAGTCATGGAGGAGATGTCGGCAACAATAAGGCATAATGCCGATAACGCGACAGTTGCAGAAAGGATTGCGGTAAAGGCCGCTGCAGACACGCACGAAGGCGGGGAAGCGGTCGCGAAGACTGTCAAGTCAATGCGAGAAATCGCCGACAAAGTGGTCATCATTGAGGAGATTGCCCGACAAACCAACCTGCTTGCTCTCAATGCTGCGATAGAAGCTGCTCGTGCCGGCGATCACGGAAAGGGCTTTGCCGTGGTAGCTTCGGAAGTTCGTAAGCTTGCCGAGCGCAGCCAGAAAGCCGCCGCGGATATTCTGGGCCTTTCCGGGAGGAGTGTTGAGGTGGCTGAATCTGCAGCCATGAAATTGGCTTCCATGGTGCCTGATATTCAGCGCACCTCTGACTTGGTGCAGGGGATAAGCGCTGTCTGCCGCGAACAGGATGCCGGGGTAAGCCAGGTAACTGTTGCTGTTGCCCAGTTGGAGAAAGTAATTCAGCAAAATGCAGCCACCGCCGAGGAGACAGCGGCAACCTCCGAAGAGCTGTCGGTACAGGCGAGGCAGCTCTCGGCAGCAATGGAATTTTTCAGTTTGGGGAACGATACGGAAGTTTCTCATCTCCCGCCGTTGCCAAAAAAGGGAAAGGCATGCAAATCGTCGCGGATAACCTTGCCACCCAGGCCACTAGGCAAGAAACGGATGCGAAGCGGGGTGGCATTGGACCTTGCCGGCGCCAAAGATGAACTAGACAAGGATTATGAACGGTTCTAA
- a CDS encoding chemotaxis protein CheA — protein MKEHLLDIFKEEAGEQLSHLETALLDLDKGVDNPELVNAVFRALHTIKGSAGMFGLDEVSGFAHKIESIFDLVRSGELTISPLLITLALRAGDIIRKMIFEPAGNCSDEASQVIAVLQQQIADTGGSKTLPLSEVRSAGSAKASQKCFRISLSLHASALKQRVDPLERIKELFALGSCSVNANVRAVPLLEEIDPETCYVDWEITLITPVDADELRDLFIFIADQCSLVIEQIEPTVPDEDDDLVPGPMLGEILVSRGDLDRMNLEKVLSGKKRLGEMLVETGAVPPERVNSALTEQALIRDFQRERRNQEAAASLRVPSTKLDHLMNLVGELVTTQGRLSLCATEFNSVDMFSSTDPHQMFELWDAIGGRLRDVAEEMERHTVELRENIMGIRLIPIGTMFGRFSRLVRDLSAELGKEVELLFEGGETELDKSIIERLVDPLIHIIRNSIDHGIESGEQRLIAGKPAQGIIRMVARHIGECVEIVVSDDGAGLDVDLIQSIAIARGLIDPETRLEDRELFALICHPGFSTSQTVTTVSGRGVGMDVVSQAITSLNGSLEISSSYGSGTTMTIRIPLTLAIIETLLVKVASEQFLIPLAHVEECIDYKRGGSEPVESTGIVNLRGEPLSFISLRDRFLIAGDRPETEQIVVSKSMDKRFGILVDEVVCQHQSVIKSLGRFYKKVRGVSGAAVMGDGTVSLVLDLPVIYSMEEGRDFSLFGSVRFGRPVISRETVSEGH, from the coding sequence GTGAAAGAACACCTTCTGGATATATTCAAGGAGGAAGCCGGCGAACAGTTATCCCATCTGGAAACTGCTCTGCTTGACCTCGACAAAGGCGTAGACAACCCGGAACTCGTCAATGCCGTCTTCAGGGCTCTGCACACCATTAAGGGCTCTGCCGGGATGTTTGGTCTTGATGAGGTGTCCGGTTTTGCCCACAAGATTGAATCGATATTTGATCTTGTCCGGTCTGGCGAGCTCACGATCTCACCGCTATTGATCACACTGGCACTTCGAGCCGGCGACATTATTCGAAAGATGATCTTTGAACCTGCAGGCAACTGTTCTGATGAGGCGTCGCAGGTCATTGCTGTTCTGCAACAACAAATTGCCGACACTGGTGGCAGCAAGACCTTGCCGCTCTCTGAGGTACGCTCGGCTGGTTCTGCAAAAGCCTCGCAGAAGTGTTTTCGGATATCTCTGTCGCTACATGCTTCTGCTCTCAAACAGAGAGTGGATCCTCTTGAAAGAATCAAAGAGCTTTTTGCTCTCGGCTCATGTTCGGTCAATGCCAATGTGAGAGCCGTTCCCCTTCTTGAAGAGATTGATCCCGAAACCTGTTATGTGGATTGGGAGATCACTCTTATCACGCCAGTTGATGCCGATGAGCTGCGAGATCTTTTTATATTCATCGCAGATCAATGCAGTTTGGTGATCGAGCAAATAGAGCCGACAGTACCCGACGAAGATGATGATCTTGTGCCTGGTCCGATGCTGGGAGAGATACTGGTAAGTCGTGGCGACCTGGATCGAATGAATCTTGAAAAAGTGCTTTCCGGGAAAAAGCGTCTGGGCGAGATGCTGGTTGAGACCGGAGCGGTGCCACCGGAAAGGGTCAATTCAGCCCTGACTGAGCAGGCGCTGATCAGGGACTTTCAGCGTGAACGCAGGAATCAGGAGGCAGCTGCGTCCTTGCGGGTACCATCAACTAAGCTTGATCACCTGATGAACCTTGTCGGTGAACTGGTGACCACCCAGGGGCGGTTATCATTATGTGCCACTGAATTTAACAGCGTTGATATGTTTTCCTCTACAGATCCGCACCAGATGTTTGAACTCTGGGATGCTATCGGCGGAAGGCTGCGGGATGTGGCTGAAGAGATGGAACGGCACACCGTCGAATTGCGAGAGAATATCATGGGCATCAGGCTCATTCCCATCGGCACTATGTTCGGCAGGTTCAGCCGATTGGTGCGCGACCTTTCCGCGGAACTGGGTAAGGAAGTTGAACTGTTGTTCGAGGGGGGAGAAACCGAACTTGATAAGTCCATTATTGAGCGACTTGTTGACCCGCTCATTCATATCATTCGCAATTCAATTGACCATGGCATTGAATCAGGCGAACAGCGGCTGATAGCCGGGAAACCTGCGCAAGGGATTATTCGGATGGTAGCCAGGCATATAGGAGAATGCGTTGAAATTGTTGTGAGTGACGATGGCGCCGGGCTTGATGTCGACTTGATCCAGAGTATCGCCATTGCCAGAGGTTTGATAGACCCTGAGACGAGGCTTGAGGATCGGGAACTGTTCGCTCTGATTTGCCACCCCGGGTTTTCGACATCACAGACAGTAACTACAGTTTCGGGCAGAGGCGTTGGGATGGATGTGGTAAGCCAGGCGATCACTTCACTCAATGGTTCTCTTGAAATCAGCAGCAGTTACGGTTCCGGCACTACAATGACCATTCGTATCCCTCTAACCCTGGCAATTATCGAAACCCTGCTGGTAAAGGTGGCATCTGAACAGTTCCTGATTCCCCTTGCCCATGTCGAAGAGTGCATTGATTACAAGCGGGGCGGGTCTGAACCCGTAGAAAGTACCGGGATTGTAAATCTCCGTGGGGAGCCGCTGTCATTCATTTCCCTGCGAGACCGTTTTTTGATAGCCGGTGACCGGCCTGAGACCGAGCAGATAGTCGTGTCTAAGTCCATGGATAAACGGTTCGGAATTTTAGTCGATGAAGTTGTCTGTCAGCATCAGTCTGTAATCAAGTCGCTTGGCCGGTTTTACAAAAAAGTGAGAGGGGTTTCAGGAGCAGCGGTGATGGGTGACGGAACCGTATCACTGGTCCTTGATCTGCCTGTGATTTATTCGATGGAAGAGGGTAGGGATTTTTCTTTATTTGGTTCAGTTCGTTTCGGCCGCCCCGTTATTTCGCGAGAGACGGTTTCGGAGGGTCATTGA
- a CDS encoding response regulator, producing MNLWPVLLVEDQPDDQFLTLRTLKKLKINNVDVANEGEEALRYLRDRVVPGTTQSSLLPELIILDLRMPKVDGFQFLELVNADDRIKEIPVIVLSSSPQESDKARCRELGVKAYLKKPLEIDAFDRALKKVQLA from the coding sequence ATGAATTTGTGGCCTGTACTTCTTGTGGAAGACCAACCTGATGATCAGTTCCTGACATTACGTACCTTGAAAAAACTCAAAATTAACAATGTTGATGTCGCTAATGAGGGAGAGGAAGCTCTCCGGTATCTACGGGATAGGGTCGTGCCCGGTACCACGCAATCGTCATTACTCCCTGAATTGATAATTCTCGATCTGAGGATGCCGAAGGTTGACGGTTTTCAATTTCTTGAGCTTGTGAATGCTGATGACCGGATAAAAGAGATACCGGTAATCGTACTCTCCTCATCGCCTCAAGAGAGTGACAAGGCCAGATGCCGTGAACTGGGGGTTAAGGCGTACCTGAAGAAGCCCCTTGAGATTGACGCTTTTGATCGGGCCTTGAAAAAGGTTCAGCTTGCCTGA
- a CDS encoding ATP-binding protein, with protein sequence MSIKTNLLIALLLVVSVMLATVGYLGWSSIRISNQLGRMVPSVDYLEAVASSRASITRQMKEVVDCLISHSTTSHNEFDKVAVTTEEQFTKWEAAISAKQNGGSVTDSDELKQLQQIRENYREWRGLAVTVLELCEQKEVERAKAILAETSYLVLENALLNGIDNALEDGNNKVVTDFHLLVMALGRLPWSNEKALRTLERVQSTVDSALALTRINTGISKQLKEVMDDLVSPVNSLRPFGWAGNETKTALNDFRRSARKLVELGLPNSSKLLSQATTLESQYIKFTILCQQAMSTRQAGDVVRAAKLADSVIDQAMKEGLTPNLKQSLNDSNREIQDLSSTVGWQGIGVVTIGAMLVIMALLTSLKGILKTFSILESETSSIAAGNLDHRIALPATTELGRLASSFNSMTDSLQKTHADLRELNARLEQRVEERTAQLATANEDLRLFSSSVCHDLRSPLSSISGYSQLLLMTSADALDPETKETLQRIVDSSEEMSAIIGALMKLARVTEGDISCEAVDLSLTARLVVAEIQGRHSERTVNVEIGEHLHAYGDGMLLRLVLENLLNNAWKFTANKPDGMITFDRTVENGKTVFFVCDNGAGFDMAMADSLFRPFGRLHSADEFDGTGIGLATVKRIIDRHGGTIWATGEPGKGATFYFTLGA encoded by the coding sequence ATGAGCATTAAAACAAATCTTCTGATAGCGCTCTTACTGGTCGTTTCGGTCATGCTGGCCACCGTAGGCTATCTCGGCTGGAGTTCGATAAGGATCAGCAATCAGCTGGGGAGGATGGTGCCGTCCGTGGATTACCTGGAGGCAGTGGCTTCTTCCAGGGCGAGCATAACCAGGCAGATGAAAGAGGTAGTTGATTGCCTCATATCGCACTCAACCACATCACACAATGAATTCGATAAAGTTGCTGTCACAACAGAAGAGCAGTTCACCAAATGGGAAGCAGCCATCAGTGCCAAACAAAATGGGGGCTCCGTCACCGACAGTGACGAGCTGAAGCAACTGCAGCAGATCAGAGAAAATTACCGTGAATGGCGGGGGCTTGCCGTAACGGTATTAGAACTATGTGAGCAAAAGGAAGTGGAACGCGCTAAAGCCATCCTTGCCGAGACCTCGTATCTTGTCCTGGAAAATGCCCTGCTCAACGGAATAGACAATGCATTGGAGGATGGCAACAATAAAGTTGTGACCGACTTCCATCTGCTGGTCATGGCCCTGGGGAGGCTCCCATGGTCGAACGAAAAGGCCCTCCGGACCCTGGAGCGAGTGCAATCGACCGTAGACTCAGCCCTTGCCTTAACCAGAATCAATACCGGCATCAGCAAACAACTCAAGGAAGTTATGGATGATCTGGTTTCCCCGGTAAATTCGCTCCGGCCATTTGGCTGGGCCGGCAATGAAACCAAGACTGCCCTGAACGATTTCAGACGTTCGGCCCGCAAACTGGTCGAACTCGGGCTCCCCAACAGCAGCAAACTGCTTTCCCAGGCAACCACACTGGAAAGCCAGTACATTAAATTTACCATTCTCTGCCAACAGGCCATGTCCACTCGTCAGGCCGGCGATGTGGTAAGGGCTGCCAAACTCGCTGACAGCGTCATAGACCAGGCGATGAAAGAGGGCTTGACGCCGAATCTGAAACAGTCACTTAACGACAGTAACCGGGAAATCCAGGATCTCAGCAGCACCGTCGGCTGGCAGGGGATAGGGGTCGTCACCATTGGCGCCATGCTGGTCATCATGGCCCTGCTGACATCTTTGAAGGGAATCCTGAAAACCTTCTCAATCCTCGAAAGTGAGACGTCCTCCATCGCTGCCGGCAATCTCGACCATAGGATTGCCCTGCCGGCAACCACAGAACTGGGGAGACTTGCATCGTCATTCAACAGCATGACCGACAGCCTACAGAAAACCCATGCCGATCTGCGTGAACTTAATGCCAGACTGGAACAACGCGTCGAGGAGAGAACCGCCCAGCTTGCCACGGCCAACGAGGACCTCCGGCTGTTCAGTTCATCAGTATGCCACGACCTCAGATCGCCTCTTTCGTCGATCAGCGGCTACAGCCAGCTGCTGCTCATGACATCCGCCGACGCCCTTGACCCGGAGACCAAAGAGACCCTGCAGCGGATTGTCGATAGTTCGGAAGAGATGTCTGCCATCATCGGCGCCCTGATGAAGCTCGCCAGAGTTACAGAAGGCGATATCAGTTGCGAAGCGGTGGACCTTAGCCTGACCGCCCGTCTCGTTGTTGCCGAGATCCAGGGCCGCCATTCTGAGCGTACCGTTAATGTCGAGATCGGTGAGCACCTGCATGCTTACGGCGATGGGATGCTGCTGAGGCTGGTCCTTGAAAATCTTCTCAACAATGCCTGGAAGTTCACGGCCAACAAGCCGGATGGCATGATTACCTTTGACCGGACCGTTGAGAATGGAAAAACCGTCTTCTTTGTTTGCGACAACGGTGCCGGTTTTGACATGGCAATGGCTGATTCGCTTTTCAGGCCGTTCGGCAGGCTCCACAGCGCTGACGAGTTCGATGGCACCGGCATTGGTCTGGCAACAGTCAAACGGATCATCGATCGTCATGGCGGCACAATCTGGGCCACCGGCGAACCGGGAAAAGGCGCAACCTTCTATTTCACGCTCGGGGCTTGA